Within the Bacillus sp. FSL K6-3431 genome, the region AAAAAGTTGACGGAAGAGAAAATTATTGTCACACATACACGCATTAAAGATTTACGCGAAGAAACTGCTCACACGTTAGAGCTTAAGACGAGAGTAAGCGCCAAAAGATCAGTAACCGAAATTTATTATTCCATTTCAAAAATTGATGATGTTCAACGAATTGAGATAATTAGTTAAAAAAGAGGTTTCAAAAGGCACCAAAAGATAAATCACGATTTTTTTCGTTGGCATAGGTACGTACTTCTTGGTTCTAATTTTGCACCTTTTTGAATACGCATTAAAAAATTCTTCTTGCATTATTTTTTAATCTTACTATAATAGTGAATATAGCTCATTTTGAACTGGGGGGCTTAGCTCAGCTGGGAGAGCGTTTGGCTGGCAGCCAAAAGGTCAGCGGTTCGATCCCGCTAGTCTCCATAAACTAGAACTCTTGTATATACAAGAGTTCTTTTTTTATTTTTCATAAAACATTATTATAAACATCATCTTTTTGTCTAAAAATAAATGATTATTTGATAATTCCAAATGTCATTATCTTGCATATAATACACTGTAAGAACATCACAATCACCTGTCTAATAAATTGTTATTCCAATTTATATAGGAAGGAGGTCCTTGACTTGAAAGCATCATTAGGTTTTTGGATTGGTTGGCTAGGAATTATTTTAGCTGTTTTAGGCTTCTTCTATGCTCCGTTCTGGTTAGGCGGAAGTGCACTGGTTTTAGGACTTATCAGTCTTACTTCCCCTCAAAAAACTTTAGCCTGGAGTTCCATCACGCTCGGGGTTATAGTGCTATTAGTTACTTGGCTCCTGTAACTTGTCAGTAAACCGTATTGCGGCATGTCCGGATCCACCGCACATGCCTTTTCCAATGAATATATAAGAATTCCACCACATGAGATGGTCCCCTAAATGCAGTCTATTTCTCGGAGGATTATTGGACATAATTAATCTCTTTCAATCATCAACAACAATATAGGTAGCTTGAACAGGACCATGTACACCGACAATCAGATTCATTTCAATGTCCGCACTGTTACTAGGTCCAGATATAAAACTGACACATGATGAAACTTCTCGACCTTGTTCATTCGCTTCATGAATTTGTTTTACCGCTTGCGTTATCCGTGGGACGAGTGTACTTTTTGGTATAATCGCAATATGAACCCTTGGTAATAAACTAATTGTACGACCGTTATTTTTATCATTAAACAATGTTAATGTACCAGATTCCGCCAATGTGATATCACTAAAAGTAATTCCAATGTCCGCTCTTTCGGCAAATACCTGATTTTCTTTTTCCTTAGCCGAATCCCAAATCCATACATCAACACCATCATTTTTAAGTTCTTCATATACATCGTTTAATCCATATTCAACATTGCGATGATCGTTTGCGGCAATTACTACCCTTCCAATATGGTCTTTAATTACTTCCTTCATTATTTCACACAGCCCAACTTTATCTGTCCGTTTAAAAGTAGTATGAATTGTTTCACATTGCTTTTCTAATACATCGACTAATTGATCTGTTGAATAGCCCTCATACACATCCAACTGTGGACTCAAACTCCATTTCGGCCGCTTTACTCCTTCTGTAAGACGGGGTCTCCCGAGGCTTTTGGCTAAGTTGTCTAAAAATCTATCTCGATTTTGAATGGTCATAGTGATTTATCCCCTTTTCGATGTTCTTTAAACCAAGAGCGAAAAGATTGTTTACTTGGAGCGGGAAAATCACGCGATGACGTCCAGCCTTTTAAAGGGCCTGGTCCATTTGACACTTTTTCGTCCTTCGTCCACGGTTTTAATGCCGTACGAGCTAATTTCGCGCTTAATTTATATGCCGCAGGATTTGTCGACCACTTAACAAAACCATTCATCGCTAGTTTTTCCCCTGTTGGAGCCATATTTTCCTTTTCGACTATTATTTGTCGATGGCGAATTAATTGTTCATGGAGTGGAATTTTCACTGGACATACATCTGTACAAGCAGCACATAAGGTAGATGCATATGGCAATTCTTTATGATTTTCATATCCATCTAGCAAAGGGGTGAGTACCGCACCTATTGGTCCAGGATAAATCGAACCGTATGCATGCCCACCTATATGTCGATATACAGGACATACATTAATACATGCAGCACAACGAATACAATGCAGTGCCGATTGGAATTCCGTTCCCAATATTTTAGAGCGACCATTATCAACGATGACTAAATGATACTCTTCAGGTCCATCAATCTCATCTTCTAAACGCGTTCCTGTAATTGCGGTTATATAACTCGTTAATTTTTTACCAACAGCTGATCTTGTAAGTAAACTAACTAAAATATCAAGTTCTTCCCATGTAGGAACGATTCTCTCCATACCCATAACTGAAATTTGCGTATCTGGTAAGGAAGTTGCAAGACGAGCATTTCCTTCATTTGTTACAAGCGTGATCGCACCTGACTCCGCTACAGCAAAATTACATCCAGTAATGCCTATATCGGCAGATAAAAAGTCTTTTCGTAATTGCTCACGCGCGAATAATGCCAACTCCTCTGGAGAATTGGATTTATTATAACCTCTTTTATCAGTA harbors:
- a CDS encoding LutC/YkgG family protein, producing MTIQNRDRFLDNLAKSLGRPRLTEGVKRPKWSLSPQLDVYEGYSTDQLVDVLEKQCETIHTTFKRTDKVGLCEIMKEVIKDHIGRVVIAANDHRNVEYGLNDVYEELKNDGVDVWIWDSAKEKENQVFAERADIGITFSDITLAESGTLTLFNDKNNGRTISLLPRVHIAIIPKSTLVPRITQAVKQIHEANEQGREVSSCVSFISGPSNSADIEMNLIVGVHGPVQATYIVVDD
- a CDS encoding LutB/LldF family L-lactate oxidation iron-sulfur protein, encoding MSIRIGNGSFDNRVQEGMANDFMLNSVASAQGRFRSGRMNAAEELGNWEDWRSLGEEIRTHTLQHIDYYLQQLSDQVSKRGGHVFFAETAEDANEYIKEVVKRKNGKKIVKSKSMVTEEIGLNKALQEVGSEVIETDLGEWILQLDEDVPSHIVTPALHLNRDQIKQTFTDKRGYNKSNSPEELALFAREQLRKDFLSADIGITGCNFAVAESGAITLVTNEGNARLATSLPDTQISVMGMERIVPTWEELDILVSLLTRSAVGKKLTSYITAITGTRLEDEIDGPEEYHLVIVDNGRSKILGTEFQSALHCIRCAACINVCPVYRHIGGHAYGSIYPGPIGAVLTPLLDGYENHKELPYASTLCAACTDVCPVKIPLHEQLIRHRQIIVEKENMAPTGEKLAMNGFVKWSTNPAAYKLSAKLARTALKPWTKDEKVSNGPGPLKGWTSSRDFPAPSKQSFRSWFKEHRKGDKSL